The proteins below are encoded in one region of Bacteroides uniformis:
- a CDS encoding NADH-quinone oxidoreductase subunit B — MEVTKKPKIKSIPYEEFTDNETLEKLVRELNAGGANVALGVLDDFVNWGRSNSLWPLTFATSCCGIEFMALGAARYDMARFGFEVARASPRQADMIMVCGTITNKMAPVLKRLYDQMADPKYVVAVGGCAVSGGPFKKSYHVVNGVDKILPVDVYIPGCPPRPEAFYYGMMQLQRKVKIEKYFGGVNRKEENH; from the coding sequence ATGGAAGTAACAAAGAAGCCGAAAATTAAATCTATCCCTTATGAGGAGTTTACAGACAACGAAACGTTGGAGAAACTGGTTCGGGAACTTAATGCCGGAGGCGCCAATGTCGCCCTTGGCGTACTGGACGATTTCGTCAACTGGGGACGCAGCAACTCACTGTGGCCTCTTACGTTTGCAACCAGCTGTTGCGGTATCGAATTCATGGCCCTCGGCGCAGCCCGCTACGATATGGCGCGCTTCGGGTTCGAGGTAGCCCGTGCCAGTCCGCGCCAGGCAGACATGATTATGGTTTGCGGAACAATAACCAACAAGATGGCTCCCGTTCTGAAACGTCTTTACGACCAGATGGCCGATCCGAAATATGTAGTAGCCGTAGGCGGCTGTGCCGTCAGCGGAGGCCCGTTCAAGAAATCCTATCACGTGGTGAACGGTGTGGACAAGATTCTGCCGGTGGATGTCTACATTCCCGGTTGCCCTCCGCGTCCGGAAGCATTCTACTACGGCATGATGCAATTGCAGCGTAAAGTGAAAATAGAGAAATACTTCGGTGGAGTAAACAGAAAAGAAGAGAACCACTAA
- a CDS encoding NADH-quinone oxidoreductase subunit D — MEIKYIEPSVLHDEMLRLRKEKQMDFLECLSGMDWGIPDEKDAPDTPRGLGVVYLLESTITGERIAVRTATLNREHPELPSVSDIWKAADFNEREVYDFYGIVFIGHPDMRRLYLRNDWVGYPMRKDNEPEKDNPLRMDNEETVDTTMELELNPDGSIKNKEMQLFGDEEYVVNIGPQHPATHGVMRFRVSLEGEIIDKIDANCGYIHRGIEKMCESLTYPQTLALTDRLDYLGAHQNRHALCMCIEKAMGVEVSERVQYIRTIMDELQRIDSHLLFYSCLAMDLGALTAFFYGFRDREKILDIFEETCGGRLIMNYNTIGGVQADIAPGFVKKVKEFIPYLRGILHEYHDVFTGNIIAQQRLKGVGILSREDAIAFGATGGTGRASGWACDVRKRMPYAVYDKVDFKEVIRTEGDSWARYLIRMDEILESLKIIEQLIDNIPEGAYQEKMKPIIRVPEGTYYAAVEGSRGEFGVFLESHGDKMPYRLHFRSTGLPLVSTVNTICRGAKIADLIAIGGTLDYVVPDIDR, encoded by the coding sequence ATGGAAATAAAATACATAGAGCCCTCAGTCCTGCACGACGAAATGCTGCGTCTGCGGAAAGAGAAACAAATGGACTTCCTGGAATGCCTCAGCGGTATGGATTGGGGAATACCCGACGAGAAAGACGCACCGGACACCCCCCGCGGACTCGGTGTAGTCTATCTGTTGGAATCTACTATTACCGGCGAACGGATAGCGGTACGCACCGCCACTCTAAACCGGGAACATCCCGAACTTCCTTCCGTCAGCGATATCTGGAAAGCTGCGGATTTCAACGAGCGCGAAGTCTACGACTTTTACGGCATCGTTTTCATCGGTCATCCAGATATGCGCCGACTCTATCTGCGCAATGACTGGGTAGGCTATCCCATGCGTAAAGACAATGAGCCGGAAAAAGATAATCCGTTGCGTATGGACAACGAAGAAACGGTGGACACTACCATGGAATTGGAGCTGAATCCCGACGGTAGCATCAAGAATAAGGAGATGCAACTTTTCGGTGATGAGGAATATGTGGTGAACATCGGTCCCCAACATCCGGCCACCCACGGCGTAATGCGCTTCCGTGTATCATTGGAGGGTGAAATCATCGACAAGATTGATGCCAACTGCGGCTACATCCACCGGGGTATCGAGAAGATGTGCGAAAGCCTGACCTATCCGCAGACCTTGGCTCTGACCGACCGTCTGGACTACCTGGGCGCACACCAGAACCGCCATGCCTTGTGCATGTGTATCGAAAAGGCAATGGGCGTGGAAGTAAGCGAACGCGTGCAGTACATACGTACCATCATGGACGAGTTGCAGCGAATAGACTCTCACCTGCTGTTCTATTCTTGTCTTGCTATGGACCTGGGTGCATTAACGGCCTTCTTCTACGGTTTCCGCGACCGCGAAAAGATACTCGACATCTTTGAGGAAACTTGCGGCGGACGCCTCATCATGAACTACAACACCATCGGTGGCGTGCAGGCAGACATTGCTCCCGGCTTCGTAAAGAAAGTGAAGGAGTTTATCCCCTACCTCCGCGGTATCCTACACGAATATCACGACGTATTCACCGGGAACATCATTGCCCAGCAACGTCTGAAAGGTGTGGGTATACTCTCACGGGAAGATGCCATCGCCTTTGGAGCTACCGGAGGCACCGGACGCGCCAGCGGATGGGCCTGCGACGTGCGTAAGCGTATGCCATATGCCGTATATGACAAGGTGGACTTTAAAGAAGTCATCCGCACCGAAGGCGATTCATGGGCACGCTACCTTATCCGTATGGATGAAATTCTGGAGAGCCTGAAGATTATCGAGCAACTGATAGACAACATCCCGGAAGGAGCCTACCAGGAAAAGATGAAACCTATTATCCGCGTACCGGAAGGCACTTATTATGCAGCCGTAGAAGGTAGCCGCGGTGAGTTCGGCGTCTTCCTCGAAAGCCACGGCGACAAGATGCCTTACCGCCTGCATTTCCGCAGTACGGGCTTGCCATTGGTATCGACCGTAAATACGATTTGCCGCGGAGCTAAAATCGCCGACCTTATTGCCATTGGCGGAACATTGGATTATGTAGTACCAGATATTGACAGATAA